The Methylocystis bryophila genome contains the following window.
ATCCCGCCATAGGCGCCGAGCCGGCTGTCGCGCATGATCTCGAGCTTGCGCGTGCGAGTCACGCCCCCGCCAAAACCGTCGGCGACATCGGCGAGACCGTCCTCGTGCAGTCCGCCGGTGACGGCGACGAGCGCGGCGACGCCGATCGTCGCCGCGACGAGCGGCGAAAGGCCCAGAGCCCGGGAAAGCGCCAGAGCCAAAGCGCCGATCACGCCGATCGCCCCGCCGGCGAGCGGCAGCGTACGTAGCGCTTCGGCAAAGCGTGACATCTCGACATGCCGCGGGCCTCCCCAATCGAGTCGGCTATAGAAACGCAGGCAGAGGCCCCAATCGCGCGGCCAGGCGGGAAGGCTTTTCATTTCGGCAGTCTAGTGAGAAGGGTCAAAGATCGAAATCCGAGCAGGAGGATCTTGTGCGCAACTCACCCTCGTAATCGCGCTTTCCGAGCGGCACGCCCCGCGAGCGTAGAATGGCGTATGCGGTGACGGCGTGGAAATGGAAGTGAGGCAGCGAGAAGGAGAGTATGAAGGTTTCCGACGTGAAGGCAAGGCTCCTTGGGCCGATCTGAAGGTCCAAGTCCCTGCCGGCCCAGCTATTGACTTCATCGGGAGTGAGATTCTCCAGCGCCGTTTTCGCCTTAACCACCATAGTCTGCAGCTCGGCAAAGGAAACCGATCCGACCAAGGCTGGAGGGGTGAAGGCGCCGGTCTTCAGCGCCTCCACCCCCCATACGGAATGGTGGCACGCCGCTTCGATCTGAAAATGAAACGGCGCCATGTCGTCAAACAGGCGGGTATTCACGAACTTATCGGGATCCATGCGAGTCTCCGCGAAATGCGCGGCCGCGCGGCCGAGGAAGCCTTCGATGGACCTCACGGTTTGCAAGAAGGTGGGCACGCTGAGGTCATAGAGTGACGTCGGCATCTGTTCTCCCGGGGTGCAGGTTGCGGCGCCGCAGCAATTGATCTAACTAGTTTCCCTTAGAAAAAACTGGCTGGCGAACGAGGGGAGCCATGATCGAGGCCGAACGGGGCGACCTCGCGGAGAGACGTCCGCTCTCGCCGCATCTGACCGTCTACAAGATGGCGCTGACGATGGCCATGTCGATGGCGCATCGCATCACCGGCGCTGCGCTCTATATCGGCGTTGCGCTGCT
Protein-coding sequences here:
- a CDS encoding DUF1993 domain-containing protein, which produces MPTSLYDLSVPTFLQTVRSIEGFLGRAAAHFAETRMDPDKFVNTRLFDDMAPFHFQIEAACHHSVWGVEALKTGAFTPPALVGSVSFAELQTMVVKAKTALENLTPDEVNSWAGRDLDLQIGPRSLAFTSETFILSFSLPHFHFHAVTAYAILRSRGVPLGKRDYEGELRTRSSCSDFDL